The Brassica rapa cultivar Chiifu-401-42 chromosome A10, CAAS_Brap_v3.01, whole genome shotgun sequence genome segment CTCTTTTCAGCTTCAGTAGTCTTAAACCTTCGTTGAGCGCAAAGGCAAGTACTGATAGCCGTTTCTTGTTTCAGAGAAAAAGACGCCACTCGGTTTCTTGATTAAGACATACAATCATCTtattatttcaatatttttattcacTCTCTATAgtgaatatgatttttttttttccttcggGAGTTTGAGTTGTGATTGCGTGTGTATGTATAGTTTATATTATACTTGTGTTTATGAAATGTGAGCGATGCTGTTAATTTGGTCCGGTCCTTGCTATTTGCTTGTATAAAATGTGATTAGGAGGATAACTCGATTTTGTGAGCTTATGACCAAGTCATCAACCACTATATCACAGTTTGTTTTCAATGATTCTGTATTTTACTTAAATCTTGAGATGAATCAGTAGTATATTTATGTGAAGTACTACCTAGTATATGGAACATAacttattgtttttctttaataataCTAGTAGCTAGGGTATGTATATTATATTAGAACTTTTTGACCAAATTAGAAGTTTATTCAACCAGATATCTGAAGACCTTAGCACATCCTAGTTATAAAAGTTGCACAAAGCACAAAGCATACTTATCGTAATAAAGTAATAAACCGATCGATACCATTTAACTATAATGTACTCGAGTAAATATTTATTACGCAAATACAATCTTACTTCTTAACAACTGCGATTGCATTCAAAACACAAGCGAAGTTGAATCAAATcgctattttttattttgtttctcttgTATTCAGATTGACGCTAAATAGTTTTCTtgtaattactatatatattatgcttCAAACGCTGATCACACGCTATACTAAAAACATATAAGTATAAACATTACGCGCTTAGTTACGATTAAGGCCACTTAAATCCATATGGCACCAGCTCTTCTGAGCAACGAACCTAGCTGGTTCCTGACTTGAAGAGACATAAGCTGACTTGCACCACCTGTGAGCTGTTGTCCTATAAAGACAGCTGGCACGGTCGGTTTGCATCCAAGCTCGACCAGTGCTCGTTCGATCTCCGGTCCATTAGACATCTCATCTAGTTCATATACCGTTGAATTCGCACCGTAGCCAGATATTAGTGACTTGATAGTGTGGCTCATACAGCATGAAGTTTTGCTGAATATCACCACTGGCTTGTCTTCTAGCAAATTTGAGATCTTCTCCATTGATGATATATGAATGTTTGTGTGCGTTTAAGTGTATTAATGTAAGCAGTTTTCTGTGTATTGGTGTAAGTAATGGGGAGATATGGTTTGAGTATGGTAAGGAAAGTCATTGGGTATATATAGATGATCTTTATTTCCGGGAAGCCCTTTTATTTTACTTGATATGCTCGTTGAAACCCTACATTGTTTTCAACTAATGCTTTATACTTCTGATTTTGTTCAGATTGATACCTAATCTAATCTTCATATTCTCCACATCAACACACAAACGTATCCATCCATATGATATGAGATCAAATTCAAATTACCATTTGTCTATAGTAAAAAAAGAATCAGATTGAAGCCAGATATGTATAGTTCTGTGACTATATATGTTAATTCTTAATTGTTATAGGGAGTTGGtttagtgttacaaaaaaaaaaaaaaagtgttacaaaaaaaatatagggAGTTGGTTTCAATCTTCTTACAAAGATATATTTCTGAAAGATTTAAAGCACATTCATGCATGTTTATATGTGAATAACTTAgcattattcaaaaaaaaattcgtcGGCTGATACAGTTTGATTTTGTTTGTCTTCACTATCAcactatataataaaacacaTGCCGTTGTAAAATGAAACTTTAGGGTTTTTAGGAAGCTTTCCGATTTTTTTGGACTATAATGCAAAAACATATTATTGAAATGACAGAACGATGGAAAAGGTTGAAGAACATTGGAGAGCTATTCCGAAAAAGAACCACAATCAACAAATATTCTATCTCGTTTTCGATTTTCaagaaatttatattaattattaaaagaaaGAATCTCAAATACATGGTAAATGGAATTATACTAGCAAGACCACGAAAGAGCCAGTGTCGTTTAAGCCGTACATGATGGAGAAGATCACGAGAGGAAGATGCTACCTCTGTACGTTTGGATTATTCGATCGAACAAGAAAggagaaaataatatatgattACTGAATACTCATCGACATTTTTGCCCTAGCTCCTAAGCTTGACTACAACTACATACATTATTCATACGATATTATATCTTACTGTAAGATTAAGTAAACGTTGATGTCGGACACCCAGAGaattaatcaattatttttccTTCATTGCACGTGTTTTCATTTAGTTTTGTGTAATCAACTATTTCACAGTTTCACCGTTCCACTATATGAATCACAAGATCCACAACTTATTTTCTTTTGCGTATTATAAAAGGAAAATGATTCATATGCTTGCTTCAAGTTGatgtattttaatattctaTCTTTCACATGATCACATCTCCATATGAACTTTGCCCTAATAATGGTTTGGTTCATCACTACGTATctgtattttaaattattagacTTTGTACGATCATCTAACGTATGAGGACTTCAAATTGCCTACTTATTATACTTTCAGTAATGAAAACGATCTAAATcgagattaattttttttcctcttccaataatcaaatatatttttgttttcattcatCAACAGAAATATGCCGAAAGAGAAACTGAAAATAGTCAGCCCCATGGGCGAACCTACATAGGCCAGCATGGGTGCAGCTTCCCCcactaaaagttttttttttttttttttttttgtaacaccataTTTCATTCAAATAGAAACTTAAACTCCAATGTTTATGGGAGCCATTACACATGCttagaaataaatttatttatactgAAAGTCAATGAATATTTTGTAGCTAGGTTGGTTAAAGCCCACTAGTTGCCCCCACTTAACCAAGGATCGACTCTTCCCCAATCCCTTTACAcagttatttatgttattttgctatttttattttcttgcctccattcaaaatattttctagATCCGCCACTGGTCAGCCCTAACAGATATCATTCGGTGATACAAACTACAAAGATATAACACGTATATTACCAAGAACATATTCGATATGGAAGAAGAGATTAGACATGGACCCAACTTGCTTTTCATTTTCTCATAGATTTTCTGAAATGTAAGTCTATTTTAATTTATTCCAATACTAAAATACTAGGATAAGAtctgcgccttgcgcgggattaagttattatttttattatattttagagaatgaaacaatagtttggcttcatttggattaggggtgttcaatccgaatatcgggttggtttcggttcggttcggtgtttttcggtatttcggttagtaaaatataactactattctaaatccatatttactttgactttagtctttcacatacttttgaaagatttcacctggacgactaaattgatcagccaatcttgttgctttaaatcatatagtatttatatatatatatatatatatatatatatatattatttagtttgaatatttattaaataaaaattcatatgcgttatattttatgatcatttgtaacttattataacaaaaaaataatctattgatcacaaaattttcagagtgggaatattcaaatttctaataatatatagacgttttgaaaaattcaaaatataacatataagaaaaaatataaatatttttattatatatttaatgtgattttttaatatctttcaataatataaaattaaaaaaagaactaagatacaaaaattgttatcaaatatttattattcataataattaattttcatatatacgttaataatattaggtaatttcgtagcttctaattaaggaaagtgcaaaaaaatatttggtagattatttatcaattcgatagttagtttaataaaaaatataatgtaagttaagatggaccaacctatttttctaagaatagtatattttatatagtcatttattaaatgataatttataatcatacagttctatgatcattcatatcattttataactgaatatttaaatcatcgataacaaaattttcagtgtgaaatctttaataagtttataatttataattttttttgaaaattcattgaaagttttaatattaaaatatttatgtaatcttatggtatatagtataatctatatatatatatatatgttttattattaaatgatattttttactcatatggttttaaaatcatgtgtatcttcttataatattaaataaaagttcataataatacaattttatgatcatttgtaacttattattacaaaaacaataatctattgatcacaaaattttttaGAGTGagaatcttcaaatttctaataatttatagacgttttgaaaaattcaaaatataacatataaaaaaaatataaatgtttttattatatatttaatgtgatttttaaatatcttttaataatataaaattaaaaaaaaaagaactaagatacaaaaattgttatcaaatatttattattcataataattaattttcacatatatgttaatcatattagataatttcgtagcttttatttaaggaaagtgcaaaacattttttggtacgttatttatcaattcgatagttagtttaataaaaaatgtaatataagttaagatagaccaacctatttttctaagaatagtatattttgtatagttatttattaaataagaatttataatcatacggttctatgatcattcatatcgttttataacaaaatatttaaatcatcgataacaaaattttcaatctgaaatctttaataagtttataatttataaatgttcttgaaaattcatttaaagttttgatattaaaatatttatgtaatcttatggtacatagtgtttaatctatatatatatatatttattttattattaaatgatattttttactcatatggttttaaaatcatgtgtatcttcttataataaaaatgttaaaccattgatcattaatttttaacataataattttaatagttttagtcatttattgtcgtttttaaaaattcaaaatataacatatacgaaaaaatctaaattttatttttatagctaatttgattgtttaatttattttaataatataaaattaaacaaaaaatgatggaggggatataaattgttatcaaatctttattattaaaaccattaattgtcatatatatattagtcatttatggtaatttcgtaggttttatttaaggaaagaaaatatcatatcatatcactatatcatatagtttgaccaacttatgtatctaacaacatataaaaatcgaatgtggacctacttatttttcaattgaatgtaattgactacctaattgagtgccacctatgcattggggcctcttttaattaatacaaaattgaggttacatcttttcaaatgtttctcaattaatatacaGGGGATGTGTGAAATAATATCCAAGGAAATTATGCGTATATGCGGAGAAATGAAAAAGCAATTGTAAGCGGTTTAATATTCCACCAAGGCAAGAACAAGATAAGCCACGTATCTCTCACACATTGAAAGAGATTACACGTTTATTCTTCTTTGAATTTGATGCTTTTGCATGcatgtaaaaaaacaaaagttttctTCCCTTGTTCATaatcgtatatatatatttcaagatCCTTAAAGTAAATTGGCTCCATGGAAATCCGAAGGGCCGTTTGTTTATATGTGAGGGtcacacatatatatgttgattCAGCCAATTATGTTTCCTTGGGGGGTAAACTTATGTTTAATGGTTGAAGCTCTATCATAGATTcttgatatataaatttatgtataaaactATAGAGTATATAATAATAGTTTGTGGAAAACCTAATATAGATTAGCAACGTACCTGAAGGCAAACAAAAATTAAGTTATTAATAGTGCTTAAAATTCATTGCAGAATGAACATTACAACAAACGATGCAGTTTTCTGTAAAACAAATtctaaaaatactattaatcTATTATCATACCACCTatccttctttttcaaaaactaTATCATTTTAGCTTGCagagttatatataattaactttaCATTTGCATTGGTTAATAAATTCACTTTTCAATTTTTCCTCATGTAAATTATACCATAGGCCGATCCAGTCACGTAAATTCACTTTTCAAATACTTTACACTAGATTAAGATCCGCGTAACTGCGCggaatgaattttatatataaaaataaattttatctatcattatttatttatattcatttacgtattatttatataattaaattagagtaaacacataaatcaaaacaatacatcttgtttatttaggatactttttagtaaataaatcaaaacaatcattttatttattttatatggtatataactaaattttaatgacatgaacatatatatatatagtatattttgatataaatatttattattgataaTTCATACTCATgtgataaacacaaaatttctaatgtgcgattt includes the following:
- the LOC103844538 gene encoding monothiol glutaredoxin-S1 — encoded protein: MEKISNLLEDKPVVIFSKTSCCMSHTIKSLISGYGANSTVYELDEMSNGPEIERALVELGCKPTVPAVFIGQQLTGGASQLMSLQVRNQLGSLLRRAGAIWI